TATCTCTCGCCAATGGCTATAAACCCAGGAGCAGATGGAATTCTTGAAGCTTTAGAAAAACTATAAAACCAATTAATTATGTCACTAAAACCAGCGGTCAGTAAAACTGATCATATACAAGGAAAAAAAGATGCTGATATACTAATCGTCGAATACGGAGATTATCAATGTCCCTATTGCGGTGCAGCTTATCCTATTCTTAAAGAAATAATGAAGAAATACGGCAAACAGATAAAATTTGTTTTTAGAAATTTTCCGTTATCAGAAATGCATCAATACGCCCGTCCTGCAGCAATTGTGGCAGAAGCCGCGGCATTGCAGGGAAAGTTCTGGGAAATGCATGATGCTATCTACGAAAATCAGAGAATTCTAAGTGAACCTTTTTTATTAGAATTAGTAGAGAAATTGGAGCTAGACCCGCATCAATTCAATGTCGATATTAAAAAACCTGAACTTGCCGCAAAAGTAGATTCCGATTTTGAAAGTGGCATTTTAAGCGGTGTAAATGGCACACCTTCTTTTTTTGTCAAT
This portion of the Flavobacterium panacagri genome encodes:
- a CDS encoding DsbA family protein, which translates into the protein MSLKPAVSKTDHIQGKKDADILIVEYGDYQCPYCGAAYPILKEIMKKYGKQIKFVFRNFPLSEMHQYARPAAIVAEAAALQGKFWEMHDAIYENQRILSEPFLLELVEKLELDPHQFNVDIKKPELAAKVDSDFESGILSGVNGTPSFFVNGRKFNAGAEDLLQLMSEIVK